A region of Selenomonadales bacterium 4137-cl DNA encodes the following proteins:
- a CDS encoding LysR family transcriptional regulator: MELRQLQSFLTAAKLASFSRAAAVLGYAQSTVTMQIKALEEELGTSLFDRSGRRIRLTGDGENLFSYAEQILRLAEEATETTARGSRKGGSVAVGTPESLCLHYLSPLLGDYRLKYPEVAVKLRFGTCCELYELLKTRLVDVAFFLDELIDDGKMTVHVLFDEPVLLLASPRHPLSRRAAVAPADLEGQPLIVTEPGCNYRARFERCIGAQGVKPCSTMEVSSVELIKRFARDNLGVAVLSGSAAQQELAAGQLVALPWTGPSFDVKAQLVHLKERRLPPALRAFVSLVLAGGKGADTLITPLR, translated from the coding sequence GTGGAGCTAAGGCAGTTGCAGTCTTTTCTGACGGCGGCGAAGCTGGCGAGTTTTTCGCGAGCCGCGGCTGTTCTCGGCTACGCGCAGTCGACGGTGACGATGCAGATCAAGGCGCTGGAGGAGGAGCTGGGTACGAGTTTGTTCGATCGCTCGGGACGCAGGATTCGTCTGACCGGCGATGGCGAGAATCTGTTTTCGTACGCGGAACAGATTCTGAGGCTGGCGGAGGAGGCGACGGAGACGACGGCCCGCGGGAGCCGCAAAGGCGGCTCGGTGGCGGTCGGTACGCCCGAGTCGCTCTGCCTGCATTACTTGTCCCCGCTGCTAGGCGACTACCGTCTGAAATATCCGGAGGTTGCCGTCAAGCTGCGGTTCGGGACGTGCTGCGAGCTGTACGAGCTGCTGAAGACCAGGTTGGTCGATGTGGCCTTTTTTCTCGACGAGCTTATCGACGACGGGAAAATGACTGTCCACGTTTTATTCGACGAGCCTGTCCTCCTGCTGGCTTCGCCCAGGCATCCGCTGAGCCGCAGGGCGGCCGTCGCCCCCGCCGATCTGGAGGGGCAGCCGCTGATTGTAACCGAGCCGGGCTGCAATTACCGCGCCCGGTTCGAGCGCTGCATCGGCGCCCAGGGCGTCAAGCCGTGCTCGACGATGGAGGTGAGCAGCGTGGAGCTGATCAAGCGCTTCGCGAGGGACAACCTGGGGGTGGCGGTGCTGTCGGGGAGCGCCGCGCAACAGGAGCTGGCGGCGGGCCAGTTGGTCGCGCTGCCGTGGACGGGGCCGTCTTTCGACGTGAAGGCCCAGCTCGTGCACCTGAAGGAGAGAAGGCTGCCGCCCGCGCTGCGGGCGTTCGTCAGCCTGGTGCTGGCGGGCGGAAAGGGCGCGGACACGCTGATTACTCCGTTACGTTAA
- a CDS encoding DUF3231 family protein has translation MNIFDVIHDNFEPFLDGEIRPLNIMEAANLWYFLAISETTMRNEEVAYNLAQDKELRDKLWDAKVSVHQPIAKEIQEFLLKEKVPLPKGTPPKPAAAYQLPEGAKFNDQEIANLMSFNLLLGITFAARGLTESVRSDVGLIFFKVIVRKTLFGASVKKLMAQRGWLNYSPAFKA, from the coding sequence ATGAATATTTTCGACGTAATCCACGATAATTTCGAGCCGTTTTTAGATGGCGAGATAAGGCCGCTGAATATTATGGAAGCGGCCAATCTATGGTATTTTCTCGCCATAAGCGAGACGACGATGCGCAACGAGGAAGTAGCCTACAATCTCGCCCAGGACAAGGAGCTCAGGGACAAGCTGTGGGATGCGAAAGTCAGCGTGCATCAGCCGATCGCCAAGGAAATTCAGGAGTTCCTGCTCAAGGAGAAGGTGCCGTTGCCAAAAGGGACGCCGCCGAAGCCGGCGGCCGCCTATCAGCTCCCTGAAGGCGCGAAATTCAACGACCAGGAGATCGCCAATCTGATGTCGTTCAACCTGCTGCTCGGGATTACTTTCGCAGCCAGGGGACTTACCGAGTCCGTCCGCTCCGATGTCGGTCTGATTTTTTTCAAGGTTATCGTCAGAAAGACGCTTTTCGGCGCTTCGGTCAAAAAGCTTATGGCCCAGCGCGGCTGGCTCAATTATTCTCCCGCATTCAAGGCATGA
- the nadC gene encoding carboxylating nicotinate-nucleotide diphosphorylase — protein sequence MNKLALDELLRRALTEDIGHGDITSEAIFPPGHRSRGSLIAKQDMVLAGSEVFARVFALLDENIVITFHNADGDRIETGRKFAAIEGPTRSLLTGERVALNFLQRLTGIATETARCVAACGGHPAVVVDTRKTTPGLRMLEKYAVTVGGGKNHRFGLDSLVLIKDNHIKAAGGIVAAVENARRSVSPFVKIEVEAENLIQVQEALAAGVDAVMLDNMALPAIEEAVRTIGRRVLVEVSGNVTREKIAALAASGVDIISSGALTHSVTAADISLRLE from the coding sequence ATGAACAAACTGGCCCTCGACGAACTGCTGCGCCGCGCCCTCACCGAAGACATCGGCCACGGCGACATCACCAGCGAAGCGATCTTCCCGCCCGGCCACCGGTCCCGGGGCTCCCTTATCGCCAAACAGGACATGGTCCTGGCCGGCTCGGAAGTCTTCGCACGCGTCTTCGCCCTCCTTGACGAAAACATCGTCATCACCTTTCACAACGCCGACGGCGACCGGATCGAAACAGGACGTAAATTCGCCGCCATCGAGGGGCCGACGCGCTCCCTGCTCACCGGCGAACGCGTCGCGCTCAACTTCCTCCAGCGCCTCACCGGCATCGCCACCGAAACCGCCCGCTGCGTCGCGGCCTGCGGCGGCCACCCCGCCGTCGTCGTCGACACCCGCAAAACCACCCCCGGCCTCAGAATGCTGGAAAAATACGCCGTCACCGTCGGCGGCGGCAAGAACCACCGCTTCGGCCTCGACTCGCTCGTCCTCATCAAGGACAACCACATCAAAGCCGCCGGCGGTATCGTCGCCGCGGTCGAAAATGCTCGCCGCAGCGTCTCCCCGTTCGTCAAAATCGAGGTCGAAGCCGAGAACCTCATCCAGGTCCAGGAAGCGCTCGCCGCCGGCGTCGACGCCGTCATGCTCGACAACATGGCTCTGCCGGCCATCGAAGAAGCCGTGCGGACCATCGGCCGCCGCGTCCTTGTCGAAGTATCCGGCAACGTCACCCGGGAAAAAATCGCAGCCCTGGCCGCCAGCGGCGTCGACATCATCTCCAGCGGCGCCCTGACCCACTCCGTCACAGCCGCCGACATCAGCCTGCGGCTGGAATAA
- the nadB gene encoding L-aspartate oxidase, whose product MARGCIAPECLRPEKLERITCDIAVVGAGIAGMTAALSLDPGLEVALLSKASFTASSTYKAQGGIAVAVGADDSAADHIADTLRVGQGMCREEAVHVLVREGPAALEYLQSLGAAFTRAPGGLDLTREAGHSRRRVVHYHDHTGRHIAETLAAAAARRGNIELLDDSFLVDIITDRDGCRGCVVEQGGRLLYLDAAAVVVATGGYSGLFLRSTNEASAGGDGIAAAYRAGAALADMEFVQFHPTAATLPSGKVFLLTEALRGEGAVLLNRQGERFMAACHPDGELAPRDEVARAILRESARQGGGPVYLDATRLGRRHLTERFRHVYGELAKSGWFLDRDAIPVLPAAHYTIGGIKTDLWGRSTVPSLYACGEAAATGVHGANRLASNSLLEGVVFARRTAAHINGSRRAPRPAGRFPADAQVAAGVRPDLPDLRARLEAVAGVVRRGEELAAALAWLRAGGAGVPVGAADRHACHAVNACQLAELLLAAALLRAESRGAHYREDYPARNDGEFSNHTLQQWGRKAVME is encoded by the coding sequence ATGGCGCGCGGCTGCATCGCCCCCGAATGCCTGCGCCCGGAAAAACTGGAGCGCATAACCTGCGACATCGCCGTCGTCGGCGCGGGCATCGCCGGCATGACGGCCGCCCTGTCGCTCGACCCCGGGCTCGAAGTGGCGCTCCTCAGCAAAGCGTCCTTCACCGCCAGCAGCACATACAAGGCTCAGGGCGGGATAGCCGTCGCCGTCGGGGCCGACGACAGCGCCGCCGACCACATCGCCGACACCCTGAGAGTGGGGCAGGGGATGTGCCGGGAAGAAGCGGTCCACGTCCTGGTCCGCGAAGGCCCGGCGGCCCTCGAATACCTCCAGTCCCTGGGAGCGGCCTTCACCCGCGCCCCCGGCGGCCTCGACCTCACCAGGGAGGCGGGCCACTCCCGCCGGCGCGTGGTCCACTACCACGACCACACCGGCCGGCACATCGCGGAGACGCTGGCCGCCGCAGCCGCGCGGCGCGGCAACATAGAACTGCTCGACGACTCCTTCCTTGTCGACATAATAACCGACCGGGACGGCTGCCGGGGCTGCGTCGTCGAACAGGGCGGCCGGCTGCTTTACCTCGACGCCGCGGCCGTCGTCGTCGCCACCGGCGGTTACAGCGGCCTCTTCCTGCGCTCCACCAACGAAGCCTCCGCCGGCGGCGACGGCATCGCCGCCGCCTACCGGGCCGGGGCCGCCCTCGCCGACATGGAATTCGTCCAGTTCCACCCCACCGCCGCCACCCTGCCGTCAGGCAAAGTCTTCCTCCTTACCGAGGCATTGCGGGGCGAAGGCGCCGTGCTGCTCAACCGCCAGGGCGAGCGCTTTATGGCCGCCTGCCACCCCGACGGCGAGCTCGCCCCCCGCGACGAAGTCGCCCGCGCCATCCTGCGCGAAAGCGCCCGCCAGGGCGGCGGGCCGGTCTACCTCGACGCCACGCGCCTCGGCCGGCGGCACCTGACCGAACGCTTCCGGCACGTCTACGGCGAACTGGCCAAAAGCGGCTGGTTCCTCGACAGGGACGCCATCCCCGTCCTCCCGGCGGCCCACTATACCATCGGCGGCATCAAGACCGACCTATGGGGACGCTCCACCGTCCCTTCCCTGTACGCGTGCGGCGAAGCCGCGGCCACCGGCGTCCACGGCGCCAACCGCCTGGCGAGCAACTCGCTTTTAGAAGGCGTCGTCTTCGCGCGCCGGACGGCGGCCCATATCAACGGCTCCCGCCGTGCGCCGCGGCCGGCCGGCCGTTTTCCCGCCGACGCCCAGGTCGCGGCCGGCGTCCGCCCCGATCTCCCGGACCTCAGGGCGCGGCTTGAAGCCGTCGCCGGCGTCGTGCGGCGGGGCGAAGAACTGGCTGCGGCGCTCGCCTGGCTGCGCGCCGGCGGTGCGGGCGTGCCGGTCGGCGCGGCCGACCGGCACGCCTGTCATGCGGTCAACGCCTGCCAGCTCGCCGAACTGCTGCTCGCCGCCGCCCTCCTGCGGGCCGAAAGCCGCGGCGCCCACTACCGCGAGGATTACCCCGCCAGAAACGACGGCGAATTTAGCAACCATACCCTCCAGCAATGGGGGAGAAAGGCGGTCATGGAATGA
- the nadA gene encoding quinolinate synthase NadA: MDELIREIRKRKQDRNALILAHNYQRDEVQAVADHVGDSFYLSKIAAQAECDTIVFAGVRFMAETAKILSPAKTVLLPEPDAGCPLADTVAAADVAALKRLHPGAPVVCYINSSAAVKALSDICCTSANTVKVVASLPDAKVIFVPDANLGAYVAGRLPGKELVLWKGACATHAKITPRDILAAREKHPAAKILVHPECAPAVVKMADFAGSTADIIRYAAASPAPVLLIGTEAGVLSAIKASRPDRQVLLLHPGLVCPDMKKTRLESVRDALLHDRHQVSVDAAVADKARQAITRMLGVV, from the coding sequence ATGGACGAACTGATCCGGGAGATCCGAAAACGCAAACAGGACCGCAACGCGCTCATCCTGGCGCATAACTACCAGCGCGACGAAGTGCAGGCGGTGGCCGACCATGTCGGCGATTCTTTTTATCTGAGCAAGATCGCCGCCCAGGCCGAATGCGACACCATCGTTTTCGCCGGCGTCCGCTTCATGGCCGAGACGGCCAAAATCCTCTCGCCCGCCAAGACCGTGCTCCTGCCCGAGCCAGACGCCGGCTGCCCGCTGGCCGACACCGTCGCCGCCGCCGACGTGGCGGCGCTCAAACGCCTTCATCCCGGCGCCCCGGTCGTCTGCTACATCAACTCCTCCGCTGCAGTAAAAGCGCTCAGCGATATCTGCTGCACCTCGGCGAATACCGTCAAGGTCGTCGCCTCGCTGCCGGACGCCAAAGTCATCTTCGTCCCCGACGCCAACCTCGGCGCATACGTCGCCGGCCGCCTGCCCGGCAAAGAGCTGGTGCTGTGGAAAGGGGCCTGCGCCACCCACGCGAAAATAACGCCCCGCGACATCCTCGCCGCACGGGAGAAACATCCGGCCGCGAAAATCCTCGTCCACCCCGAATGCGCCCCCGCCGTCGTCAAAATGGCCGACTTCGCCGGCAGCACCGCCGACATCATCCGCTACGCGGCGGCCTCCCCCGCGCCCGTCCTGCTGATCGGCACCGAAGCCGGCGTACTGAGCGCCATCAAAGCCTCCCGGCCGGACAGACAGGTTTTGCTCCTCCATCCCGGTCTGGTATGCCCCGACATGAAGAAAACGCGCCTCGAAAGCGTTCGCGACGCCCTGCTCCACGACCGCCACCAGGTGTCCGTCGATGCGGCCGTCGCGGACAAAGCCAGGCAGGCCATCACCCGCATGCTCGGGGTGGTCTAG
- a CDS encoding transcription repressor NadR has product MDARERRNRLIDKLHKTGEPVTGTALAQELGVSRQVIVGDIAILRAAGAEIYATPQGYLLPAAKPPAAATAKIACQHGWDKLADELAIIIDNGGKVLDVIVEHPVYGELKANLMLASRHDLTDFLRSLKNSGAEPLSAITGGVHLHTVEAPSPEVLARIERELERENILYK; this is encoded by the coding sequence ATGGACGCCAGGGAACGGCGCAACCGCTTGATCGACAAACTGCATAAAACCGGCGAGCCGGTGACAGGCACGGCTCTGGCCCAGGAACTCGGCGTCAGCCGCCAGGTAATCGTCGGCGACATCGCCATCCTGAGGGCCGCCGGCGCGGAAATCTACGCCACCCCCCAGGGCTATCTGCTGCCGGCCGCCAAGCCGCCGGCGGCCGCAACGGCGAAAATAGCCTGCCAGCACGGCTGGGACAAGCTCGCCGACGAACTGGCGATCATCATCGACAACGGCGGCAAGGTCCTCGACGTCATCGTCGAACATCCCGTCTACGGCGAACTCAAAGCCAACCTCATGCTCGCCTCGCGCCACGACCTGACCGACTTCCTCCGCTCCCTGAAAAACAGCGGCGCCGAGCCCCTGTCGGCCATCACCGGCGGCGTTCACCTCCACACCGTCGAAGCGCCGTCCCCTGAAGTCCTTGCCCGCATCGAACGGGAACTCGAACGGGAGAATATCCTCTACAAATAA
- a CDS encoding DUF2935 domain-containing protein, whose product MEIICREVRPYPPLDMHQVRFWLRIMKEHALFIRLGLPCDQTELRKESQCFYDLFEKLEQKACHVNCGEAFRAFVEEVMVAVKNLFAFKRHLLCLLIECKIRGGANYPLLIDHISREALYFYKLLQKICDGEMEYPADAIVSENVFWIRIMADHLKFIRGLLDPSEREVFEQTQALSDKWDGLNLHARDFESMLWHMRPNNDFARFEKTVTDAAVELRGFKATAQELIERCSVLSLIPPLLADHVRREAEQFLRILEMIGGELGECQGSPIIRCDDDCMDLPRR is encoded by the coding sequence ATGGAAATTATTTGCCGGGAGGTCCGGCCGTATCCGCCGCTCGATATGCACCAGGTACGCTTCTGGCTGCGGATAATGAAGGAGCATGCGCTGTTCATCAGGCTGGGGCTGCCCTGCGACCAGACCGAGCTGCGCAAGGAGTCGCAGTGTTTTTACGATTTATTCGAAAAGCTGGAGCAGAAGGCCTGCCATGTGAACTGCGGCGAGGCTTTCCGCGCGTTCGTCGAGGAAGTGATGGTGGCTGTTAAGAATCTGTTCGCCTTCAAGCGCCATTTGCTGTGCCTGCTGATCGAGTGCAAGATCCGCGGCGGGGCGAATTACCCGCTGCTGATCGACCACATTTCGCGCGAGGCGCTGTATTTCTATAAGCTGCTGCAAAAGATCTGCGACGGCGAGATGGAGTATCCGGCGGACGCGATCGTGAGCGAAAACGTGTTCTGGATCCGTATCATGGCCGACCACCTCAAGTTTATCCGCGGACTGCTGGACCCCTCCGAACGCGAGGTTTTCGAGCAGACGCAGGCGCTGAGCGATAAGTGGGACGGCCTCAACCTTCACGCCCGCGACTTCGAGAGCATGCTGTGGCACATGAGGCCGAACAACGATTTCGCGCGGTTCGAGAAGACGGTGACCGACGCGGCGGTGGAGCTGCGCGGCTTCAAGGCGACGGCGCAGGAGCTGATCGAGCGGTGCAGCGTGCTGTCGCTCATTCCTCCCCTGCTGGCCGATCATGTGCGCCGGGAGGCGGAGCAGTTCCTGCGCATCCTGGAGATGATCGGCGGCGAGCTGGGAGAATGCCAGGGTTCGCCGATCATCCGCTGTGACGACGACTGCATGGATCTGCCGAGGAGGTAG
- a CDS encoding CBO0543 family protein — MPGLFRAETVLLLFRVALLAGLFIAVWRWGDWRRWQRYYPTMLFVMAVNLAAAFITYHHPLWDFNPDTLALSETTVELLNTFVSLPANTLIYLSNYPAAGPVRQIRYILAWVLLFGALEAADTLIGGITYFNGWSLGHSILFDCAMFPIIRLHHLRPPLAWLASLAVAVYILSAFGFSGAEMK; from the coding sequence ATGCCGGGACTTTTTCGGGCCGAGACGGTTCTTCTCCTATTCAGGGTCGCCCTGCTGGCGGGCCTGTTTATCGCCGTCTGGCGGTGGGGCGACTGGCGGCGCTGGCAGCGTTACTACCCGACCATGCTGTTCGTCATGGCCGTCAACCTCGCGGCCGCGTTCATCACCTACCATCACCCCCTGTGGGACTTCAACCCTGACACCCTCGCGCTCAGCGAAACGACGGTCGAACTGCTCAACACCTTCGTCTCCCTGCCGGCCAACACGCTCATCTACCTCAGCAACTACCCCGCCGCCGGCCCGGTGCGCCAGATCAGATACATCCTCGCCTGGGTCCTGCTGTTCGGGGCGCTCGAAGCCGCCGACACCCTCATCGGCGGCATCACCTACTTCAACGGTTGGTCGCTGGGCCATTCCATCCTGTTCGACTGCGCCATGTTCCCCATCATCCGCCTCCATCACCTCAGGCCGCCGCTCGCCTGGCTCGCCTCACTGGCCGTCGCGGTCTACATCCTGTCCGCCTTCGGCTTCTCCGGGGCCGAGATGAAATGA
- a CDS encoding sulfite exporter TauE/SafE family protein, translating to MLTLSSVYVFGVILFAGVLQTVTGFGFALAAAPLLTFALPPKEAVVAVLFVGIMMKGLMVYKTWGDGAFKRIALVFAASAVGALPGAYVLRVVSDSALKVFIGLTLVAVTLAMYANYTVTIRRHGLAKSVVGFLSGFLGATTSFNGPPLILYLMNEGGDKTTIRADLARYFLLCNVTTITFAYFMGTVPADRLGGLAAAALPAVLLAWWLGDKIFARVDAALFRRIALGIISLSGLVTCGFGLWPLIK from the coding sequence ATGCTGACATTATCGAGTGTTTATGTTTTCGGCGTCATTTTGTTCGCCGGTGTGCTGCAGACGGTGACCGGCTTCGGCTTCGCCCTGGCCGCCGCGCCGCTGCTGACTTTCGCCCTGCCGCCCAAGGAGGCGGTGGTGGCGGTGCTGTTCGTCGGCATTATGATGAAGGGGCTGATGGTTTACAAGACCTGGGGGGACGGGGCGTTCAAGCGCATCGCGCTGGTGTTCGCCGCCAGCGCGGTCGGCGCGTTGCCGGGCGCGTATGTTCTTCGGGTGGTGAGCGACAGCGCCTTGAAGGTGTTCATCGGCCTGACGCTGGTGGCTGTGACGCTGGCGATGTACGCCAATTATACCGTCACCATCCGCCGCCACGGCCTGGCCAAGTCGGTGGTGGGGTTCCTCAGCGGTTTCCTGGGGGCGACGACCAGTTTCAACGGCCCGCCCCTAATCCTTTATCTGATGAACGAGGGCGGCGACAAGACGACGATCAGGGCCGATCTGGCGCGCTATTTCCTCCTTTGCAACGTAACGACGATAACTTTCGCCTATTTCATGGGCACTGTGCCCGCCGATCGTCTGGGAGGGCTCGCGGCTGCGGCCCTGCCGGCGGTGTTGCTCGCCTGGTGGCTCGGAGACAAGATTTTTGCCCGCGTGGACGCGGCGCTTTTCCGCCGCATCGCGCTGGGGATAATCTCGCTGAGCGGGCTGGTGACGTGCGGGTTCGGCCTGTGGCCGCTGATAAAGTAG
- a CDS encoding FAD-binding protein: MKITATRQTDVLIVGGGASGLRAALAAAETGARVLLANKGPLARSGITLTAAGGMQAPLHPDDSPELFCDDIIRCGYGLADRDLAQTLAADAAGRVLETERYGVSFVRDAAGGYALGQFPGQSQPRNLFVRGGGIGLAGALAKACRGHAGITVLDDFFVTGLVRDAAGAVAGAVGLDLRNGELALLAAPAVVMATGGCQWLWATNDCPADATGDGLVHAYRAGAELVDMEMVLFYPSVLVWPPSLQGAFVHYEYLAPDVLDGNIYDNAGRPVLPKPLPVRDEAMLLLARAVRDGRAGPHGGLMWYVGDSPKGTAAVAAKLDILQYNYIRAHGVDPATDRVEVAPGAHYLLGGIHIDPDCRTSVRGLFAAPECAGNFDGANRLAGNGLTATQVFGARAGLAAGRWAADNGGARPDPAAVEEETARVAARLAPAKSGGTDLAALRDRLRAAVQQYAGVGRDAAGLQRLARLAGDTRAELAAARVPDAGVFNQRLVELIELENMAEIAGLVAGSALTRAETRGHHIRDDFPARDDANWLCHTLATRAADGPRFGAKPLRGR, encoded by the coding sequence ATGAAAATCACCGCAACCCGTCAAACCGACGTACTCATTGTCGGAGGAGGCGCCTCCGGCCTGCGGGCCGCCCTGGCGGCCGCCGAAACCGGCGCGCGGGTCCTGCTCGCCAACAAAGGCCCACTTGCCAGATCAGGCATAACCCTCACCGCCGCCGGCGGCATGCAGGCCCCCCTGCACCCCGACGACAGCCCCGAGCTTTTCTGCGACGACATCATCCGTTGCGGCTACGGGCTGGCCGACCGCGACCTCGCCCAAACGCTCGCCGCGGACGCCGCCGGCCGCGTCCTCGAAACCGAACGCTACGGCGTCAGCTTCGTGCGCGACGCCGCCGGCGGCTACGCCCTCGGTCAATTTCCCGGCCAGTCGCAGCCGCGCAACCTGTTCGTGCGCGGCGGCGGCATCGGCCTGGCCGGCGCCCTTGCCAAAGCCTGCCGCGGCCACGCCGGCATCACCGTCCTCGACGACTTCTTCGTCACCGGCCTCGTCCGCGACGCCGCCGGCGCCGTCGCCGGGGCGGTGGGGCTCGACCTCAGGAACGGAGAACTCGCCTTACTGGCCGCCCCGGCGGTCGTCATGGCCACCGGTGGCTGCCAGTGGCTGTGGGCCACCAACGACTGCCCCGCCGACGCCACCGGCGACGGCCTCGTCCACGCCTACCGCGCCGGAGCGGAGCTCGTCGACATGGAAATGGTGCTCTTCTACCCGTCGGTGCTCGTCTGGCCGCCGTCCCTCCAAGGCGCCTTCGTCCACTACGAATACCTCGCCCCCGACGTCCTGGACGGCAACATCTACGACAACGCCGGCCGGCCGGTGCTGCCCAAGCCCCTGCCTGTCCGCGACGAAGCCATGCTCCTCCTCGCGCGGGCCGTCAGAGACGGCCGCGCCGGCCCGCACGGCGGACTCATGTGGTACGTGGGCGACTCGCCCAAAGGCACGGCCGCCGTCGCCGCCAAGCTCGACATCCTCCAGTACAACTACATCCGCGCCCACGGCGTCGACCCTGCCACCGACCGCGTCGAAGTCGCCCCCGGGGCCCACTACCTCCTGGGCGGCATCCACATCGACCCCGACTGCCGCACCTCGGTGCGCGGCCTGTTCGCCGCCCCCGAATGCGCCGGCAACTTCGACGGCGCCAACCGCCTCGCCGGCAACGGCCTCACCGCCACCCAGGTCTTCGGCGCGCGGGCCGGGCTGGCGGCGGGCCGCTGGGCGGCCGACAACGGCGGCGCCCGGCCCGACCCGGCAGCGGTCGAAGAAGAAACCGCGCGGGTCGCCGCGCGGCTGGCCCCGGCCAAAAGCGGCGGGACGGACCTCGCCGCCCTCCGCGACCGGCTGCGCGCCGCCGTCCAGCAGTACGCCGGCGTCGGCCGCGACGCCGCGGGGCTTCAGCGCCTCGCGCGGCTGGCCGGCGACACGCGGGCCGAGCTGGCGGCCGCGCGGGTGCCCGACGCCGGCGTCTTCAACCAACGCCTCGTCGAACTCATCGAACTCGAAAACATGGCCGAAATCGCCGGCCTCGTCGCCGGCAGCGCCCTGACCCGCGCCGAAACGCGCGGCCACCATATCCGCGACGACTTCCCCGCCCGCGACGACGCCAACTGGCTCTGCCACACGCTCGCCACGCGCGCGGCCGACGGACCGCGCTTCGGCGCCAAGCCGCTGCGCGGCCGGTGA
- a CDS encoding 2Fe-2S iron-sulfur cluster-binding protein, producing the protein MDNSSTITVRVFRFDPDADRAGRLQEFAVAGDAPLSVMALLAKVRELDASFCCRTSTCFKGRCGSCLVRVNGRDAFGCTTLIHPGETVVIEPHSRYAVVRDVVVDFARPLAPEGEGAR; encoded by the coding sequence ATGGACAACTCATCGACGATAACCGTCAGGGTATTCCGCTTCGACCCGGACGCGGACCGGGCCGGCCGCCTGCAGGAATTCGCCGTGGCCGGCGACGCGCCGCTGTCCGTCATGGCGCTGCTCGCAAAAGTGCGCGAACTCGACGCCAGCTTCTGCTGCCGCACGTCCACCTGCTTCAAGGGCCGGTGCGGCTCCTGCCTGGTCAGAGTCAACGGCCGGGACGCGTTCGGCTGCACCACCCTGATCCACCCGGGCGAAACGGTCGTCATCGAACCGCACTCGCGCTACGCCGTCGTCCGCGACGTCGTCGTGGACTTCGCGCGTCCGCTGGCGCCGGAAGGGGAGGGGGCGCGATGA